From a region of the Mycobacterium intracellulare ATCC 13950 genome:
- a CDS encoding PAS and ANTAR domain-containing protein → MESTWELNGETASVEQALSGGNAQPAGWFRFHFTDQRWEWSEQVQRMHGYEPGTVVPTTDLVLSHKHPDDRGQVAATIDQIVNTRQAFSTRHRIIDTGGNVRHVVVVGDRLYNDDGDVIGTHGFYIDVSASNGQVHEDAVSAKLAQISENRAGIERAKGMLMLIYGLSDSAAFELLRWLSQEANVKLRTLAEQIAEDFRGAGLPLNTQSEFDHLLLTAHQRVRPADDRG, encoded by the coding sequence GTGGAATCGACATGGGAACTCAACGGCGAAACGGCCAGCGTCGAGCAGGCGTTGTCCGGCGGCAACGCGCAACCCGCGGGCTGGTTTCGGTTCCACTTCACCGATCAGCGGTGGGAATGGTCGGAACAGGTGCAGCGGATGCACGGCTACGAGCCGGGCACCGTCGTGCCCACCACCGATTTGGTGCTCTCGCACAAACACCCCGATGACCGCGGGCAGGTCGCGGCCACCATCGATCAGATCGTGAACACCCGCCAGGCGTTCAGCACCCGGCACCGGATCATCGACACCGGCGGAAACGTACGCCACGTCGTCGTGGTCGGCGATCGGCTCTACAACGACGACGGCGACGTGATCGGGACGCACGGGTTCTACATCGACGTCTCCGCATCGAACGGGCAGGTGCACGAGGACGCGGTCAGCGCAAAACTCGCTCAGATCAGCGAGAATCGGGCGGGCATCGAACGCGCCAAGGGCATGCTGATGCTGATCTACGGCCTCAGCGACAGCGCGGCCTTCGAGTTGCTCCGATGGCTCTCGCAGGAGGCGAATGTCAAGCTGCGCACGCTCGCCGAGCAGATCGCCGAGGACTTCCGCGGCGCGGGCTTGCCGCTCAATACCCAGTCGGAATTCGACCATTTGCTCCTGACGGCGCACCAGCGCGTCCGTCCCGCCGACGACCGCGGGTAA
- a CDS encoding MerR family transcriptional regulator, translated as MVEHRGEAGAPASGHGVYGISVAAELSGIPVQSLRLYERYGLLMPARSQGGTRRYSADDLARLRRISGLVEAGVNLAGIARILELEDDNETLAAANTDLRSTNRTLREAAKAAKPAESRDREGTRR; from the coding sequence ATGGTCGAACATCGCGGCGAGGCCGGGGCTCCGGCGTCCGGCCACGGCGTGTACGGAATCTCGGTGGCCGCCGAACTGTCCGGGATTCCGGTGCAATCGTTGCGGCTCTACGAACGCTACGGGCTGCTCATGCCCGCGAGAAGTCAAGGGGGAACGCGCCGTTACAGCGCCGACGACCTCGCGCGGCTCCGCCGCATCAGCGGTCTGGTCGAGGCCGGCGTCAACCTGGCCGGCATCGCTCGCATCCTCGAACTCGAAGACGACAACGAGACGTTGGCGGCCGCCAACACCGACCTGCGGTCCACCAACCGCACGTTGCGAGAAGCGGCGAAGGCGGCCAAGCCCGCCGAGTCCCGGGACCGGGAGGGCACGCGGCGGTGA
- a CDS encoding DUF1360 domain-containing protein, producing MGELTETGAQVVDGARKEADAYRGDNPRPLGGYLAVLVVYGLVVTAAVIAAVVSGRTLPSRWRIQDLIILTLGTHKLSRTLTKDAVTSPLRAPFTHYAGTGGPAEVQEEVREHSELRHSLGELLTCPFCLDMWVATGFAIGLVFVPRFTRLIAGVFSALAGADFLQLAYAMAQQSAEG from the coding sequence ATGGGTGAGTTGACGGAAACCGGCGCCCAGGTGGTGGACGGTGCACGCAAGGAGGCGGACGCCTACCGCGGCGACAATCCCCGCCCGCTGGGGGGCTACCTGGCGGTGTTGGTGGTCTACGGCCTCGTCGTGACGGCGGCGGTAATCGCCGCGGTGGTCAGCGGGCGCACGTTGCCGTCGCGCTGGCGGATTCAGGACCTGATCATCCTCACGCTGGGCACCCACAAGCTCTCGCGAACGTTGACCAAAGACGCGGTGACCAGTCCGCTGCGCGCCCCGTTCACGCATTACGCGGGCACCGGCGGGCCGGCCGAGGTCCAGGAAGAGGTCCGCGAGCACAGCGAGCTTCGGCACAGCCTGGGCGAGTTGCTGACCTGCCCGTTCTGCCTGGACATGTGGGTCGCCACCGGATTCGCCATCGGTCTGGTGTTCGTACCCCGGTTCACCCGGCTGATCGCGGGCGTCTTCAGCGCGTTGGCCGGGGCGGATTTCCTTCAGCTCGCCTACGCGATGGCCCAGCAGTCCGCCGAAGGCTGA
- a CDS encoding Hsp20/alpha crystallin family protein, translating to MLMRSDPFRELDRFAHQVLGTAARPAVMPMDAWRQGEEFVVEFDLPGIDADSLDIDIERNVVTVRAERPALDPNREMLATERPRGVFSRQLVLGENLDTDKIQASYSEGVLSLHIPVAEKAKPRKIAVGRGDGHRAVAEGATQREVINA from the coding sequence ATGCTGATGCGTTCAGATCCCTTCCGTGAGCTCGACCGCTTTGCCCACCAGGTGCTCGGCACGGCCGCCCGGCCTGCAGTGATGCCGATGGACGCCTGGCGCCAGGGCGAGGAGTTCGTCGTCGAGTTCGACCTGCCCGGCATCGATGCCGACTCGCTGGACATCGACATCGAGCGCAATGTCGTGACCGTGCGCGCCGAACGCCCGGCCCTCGACCCCAACCGCGAGATGCTGGCCACCGAGCGCCCGCGCGGCGTGTTCAGCCGCCAGCTGGTGCTCGGCGAAAACCTCGACACCGACAAGATCCAGGCCTCCTATTCCGAAGGTGTCCTGAGTCTGCACATCCCGGTGGCCGAGAAGGCCAAGCCCCGCAAGATCGCCGTCGGCCGCGGCGACGGGCACCGCGCCGTCGCAGAGGGCGCCACCCAGCGCGAGGTCATCAACGCCTGA
- a CDS encoding GAF and ANTAR domain-containing protein: MRDGSATIANHLVELVANLEREHSGTAAGLHELLDDGVQHVTGAQYAGITLAEKGASVSSVVATHRYPMVLDAIQDTSGEGPCLAAAWEHHIMQITDLSAERRWLRYRRMALEQTPIRSILSFELFIDGGSMAALNFYADHPHAFSEESVEIGTVFATHIALAWSMMRRNDQFRSALASRDIIGQAKGVIMERFGIDAVEAFQLLTRVSQQSNIKLIEIARALIESEHPLKHRAH; this comes from the coding sequence ATGCGAGACGGCAGCGCCACGATTGCCAATCATTTGGTGGAGCTGGTGGCCAATCTGGAGCGTGAACATAGCGGCACCGCGGCCGGCCTGCACGAACTGCTCGACGACGGGGTCCAGCACGTCACCGGCGCCCAGTACGCGGGGATCACCCTGGCCGAGAAGGGCGCTTCGGTCAGCAGTGTGGTCGCCACGCATCGCTACCCGATGGTGCTGGACGCCATCCAGGACACCTCCGGCGAGGGGCCTTGCCTGGCCGCGGCCTGGGAGCACCACATCATGCAGATCACGGACCTGAGCGCCGAACGGCGCTGGTTGCGCTACCGCCGCATGGCGCTCGAGCAGACCCCGATCCGCTCCATCCTGTCGTTCGAGTTGTTCATCGACGGCGGCAGCATGGCGGCGCTGAATTTCTATGCCGACCACCCGCACGCGTTCAGCGAGGAGTCGGTGGAGATCGGCACGGTGTTCGCCACGCACATTGCCCTCGCGTGGTCGATGATGCGCCGCAACGATCAGTTCCGCAGCGCCCTGGCCTCGCGCGACATCATCGGGCAGGCGAAGGGGGTCATCATGGAGCGCTTCGGTATCGACGCCGTTGAGGCGTTCCAGTTGCTCACCCGGGTCTCGCAACAATCCAACATCAAGCTGATCGAGATCGCGCGGGCGCTGATCGAGAGCGAGCATCCGCTCAAGCACCGCGCGCACTGA
- a CDS encoding zinc-dependent alcohol dehydrogenase codes for MKAVTWHGKRDVRVESVPDPKIEQPTDAIVEVTSTNICGSDLHLYEILGAFMKPGDILGHEPMGIVREVGTQTGDLRVGDRVVIPFQISCGSCYMCGQQLYTQCETTQVRDQGMGAALFGYSELYGEVPGGQAELLRVPQAQFTHIKVPVGPPDSRFVYLSDVLPTAWQAVAYADIPEGGTVTVLGLGPIGDMAARIADHLGYRVIAVDLVPERLGRAAQRGIHTIDVGRLDSSLGDAIRDLTDGRGSDSVIEAVGMEAHGSPTAKLAQQATGLLPDALAKRLMQTAGVDRLSALYSAIDIVRRGGTISLIGVYGGMADPLPMLTLFDKQVTLRMGQANVKRWVDDIMPLLTDDDPLGVDTFATHVLPLDEAPHAYEIFQKKQDGAVKVILNP; via the coding sequence ATGAAGGCTGTCACGTGGCACGGCAAGCGCGATGTCAGGGTGGAGTCGGTGCCCGACCCGAAGATCGAGCAGCCCACCGATGCCATCGTCGAGGTGACATCGACCAACATCTGCGGGTCGGACCTGCACCTCTACGAGATCCTCGGGGCCTTCATGAAGCCGGGGGACATCCTCGGCCACGAACCGATGGGCATCGTGCGGGAGGTCGGCACCCAGACGGGCGACCTTCGGGTGGGGGACCGGGTCGTCATCCCCTTCCAAATCTCTTGCGGCAGTTGCTACATGTGCGGCCAGCAGCTCTACACCCAGTGCGAGACCACCCAGGTGCGCGACCAGGGCATGGGGGCGGCGCTGTTCGGCTATTCGGAGCTCTACGGCGAAGTCCCCGGCGGGCAAGCGGAGCTGCTGCGCGTCCCCCAGGCCCAGTTCACCCACATCAAAGTCCCTGTGGGACCGCCCGATTCGCGGTTCGTCTATCTGTCCGACGTGCTTCCCACCGCGTGGCAGGCGGTGGCTTACGCCGACATCCCGGAGGGCGGCACGGTCACCGTGCTCGGACTGGGCCCCATCGGGGACATGGCGGCCCGCATCGCCGATCACCTGGGTTACCGCGTCATCGCCGTCGACCTGGTCCCGGAGCGGCTGGGCCGCGCGGCGCAACGCGGCATTCACACCATCGATGTGGGCCGGCTCGACTCCTCGCTCGGTGACGCGATCCGTGACCTGACCGACGGGCGTGGATCCGACTCCGTGATCGAAGCGGTGGGCATGGAGGCGCACGGCTCGCCGACCGCCAAATTGGCGCAGCAGGCCACCGGGCTGTTGCCGGACGCGCTGGCCAAGCGGCTCATGCAAACGGCCGGCGTGGACCGGCTGTCCGCCCTGTACTCGGCCATCGACATCGTGCGGCGCGGCGGCACGATCTCGCTGATCGGCGTGTACGGCGGCATGGCGGACCCGCTGCCGATGCTCACCCTGTTCGACAAGCAGGTCACCCTGCGGATGGGGCAGGCCAACGTCAAGCGCTGGGTCGACGACATCATGCCGCTGCTGACCGACGACGACCCGCTCGGCGTCGACACGTTTGCCACCCACGTGCTTCCGCTCGATGAGGCGCCGCACGCGTACGAGATCTTCCAGAAGAAGCAGGACGGAGCGGTGAAGGTCATCCTCAATCCGTGA
- a CDS encoding sensor domain-containing diguanylate cyclase: MLRAERREREGQPMDRPGPDARLESAMNTSGRAAALLVLVVAALTWVGWTAGIERLTRIYPTWPQMMPWTALWLAALGAAILLQWGSPSRERRWAGRCLAAAAAAFAVLVLAEYASLGSFTVDRIWFGEAVGMREWSWPGRPSVQTALSALPLATAVALIRVDRCTRAVWPLCLAASAAIPFVTAGAYLFDALALVGVSPSKGQAFLTAAALLLLVAATSLARVDRFPLAWLLARPDRSSLVRLLAILAGFPLVVAVVRPIFLELGPDANAQWTFSILLGTAVVGAVTFYFSQREQHLLIAKELASKQRAEAETRYRILADNAVDIIVHFRGGGVAWISPSVEPALGGPLSRWTGTDFARRIHPEDRDKLQTALRRIAGGEQVLQRFRVCSLDGEYHWVDGHGKPYTDAQGNTDGLIAALRVVDDQVEAEQQLERLARFDTLTGLVNRAEALARLDAALRQPRPPETHVGVLFCDVDHFKAINDRWGHGTGDVVLATVAARIRASVRREDTVGRTGGDEMLILLPGVRSADELAQIAEKIRRRVAEPIHVSGNTIGATLSIGATLALPAESVDAVTARADEAMYRAKSGDRNAVVAT; this comes from the coding sequence ATGCTGCGCGCCGAGCGCCGGGAACGAGAGGGACAGCCGATGGACAGGCCCGGTCCTGACGCGCGACTGGAATCGGCGATGAACACCTCCGGGCGGGCCGCCGCGCTGTTGGTGCTCGTGGTCGCAGCGCTGACGTGGGTGGGCTGGACGGCCGGCATCGAGCGCTTGACGCGGATCTATCCGACCTGGCCGCAGATGATGCCGTGGACCGCGCTGTGGCTGGCCGCGCTGGGCGCGGCGATCCTGCTGCAATGGGGGAGTCCCTCGCGCGAGCGCCGATGGGCCGGACGGTGTTTGGCCGCGGCCGCGGCCGCCTTCGCCGTCCTCGTGCTCGCGGAGTACGCGAGCCTCGGCTCGTTCACCGTGGACAGGATCTGGTTCGGTGAGGCCGTCGGCATGCGCGAGTGGTCGTGGCCGGGGCGCCCGAGCGTTCAGACCGCGTTGTCGGCCCTGCCGTTGGCGACCGCCGTCGCGCTGATCCGGGTGGATCGGTGCACCCGCGCGGTCTGGCCGCTGTGCCTGGCGGCGAGCGCTGCCATCCCGTTCGTCACGGCCGGGGCCTACCTGTTCGACGCGCTGGCGCTGGTGGGGGTCTCGCCGTCAAAGGGCCAGGCGTTCCTGACGGCAGCGGCCCTGTTGCTGCTCGTCGCGGCCACGTCGCTGGCGCGCGTTGACCGGTTTCCGCTCGCGTGGCTGCTCGCGCGGCCCGACCGGTCCTCGCTGGTCCGGTTGCTCGCGATCCTGGCCGGCTTTCCGCTCGTCGTGGCCGTGGTGAGGCCGATCTTTTTGGAGCTCGGCCCGGACGCCAACGCGCAGTGGACCTTCTCGATCCTGCTGGGAACCGCGGTCGTCGGCGCAGTGACCTTCTACTTCAGCCAGCGCGAGCAGCACCTGCTGATCGCCAAGGAGCTGGCCAGCAAGCAACGCGCCGAGGCCGAGACGCGATATCGCATCCTCGCGGACAACGCCGTCGACATCATCGTGCACTTTCGCGGCGGCGGGGTCGCGTGGATCTCCCCGTCCGTGGAACCCGCGCTGGGCGGCCCGCTGTCGAGGTGGACCGGCACGGATTTCGCCCGCCGCATCCACCCCGAGGACCGCGACAAACTCCAAACCGCCCTGCGCCGCATCGCGGGGGGCGAACAGGTGCTCCAACGCTTCCGGGTGTGTTCCCTCGACGGCGAATACCACTGGGTCGACGGTCATGGGAAGCCTTACACCGATGCCCAGGGCAACACCGATGGGCTCATCGCGGCGTTGCGGGTGGTCGACGATCAGGTCGAGGCCGAACAACAATTGGAACGGTTGGCACGGTTCGACACCCTCACCGGCCTGGTGAACCGGGCCGAGGCCCTGGCCCGCCTGGACGCCGCGCTGCGGCAACCGCGGCCTCCCGAAACGCATGTGGGCGTGCTGTTCTGCGACGTTGACCACTTCAAGGCGATCAACGACCGGTGGGGACACGGGACGGGCGACGTCGTGCTGGCGACCGTCGCGGCGCGGATCCGGGCGAGCGTCCGCCGCGAGGACACCGTGGGGCGCACGGGCGGGGACGAAATGCTGATCCTGTTGCCCGGCGTCCGCAGCGCCGACGAGCTCGCCCAGATCGCCGAGAAGATTCGCCGGCGCGTCGCCGAACCCATCCACGTTTCCGGCAACACGATAGGCGCGACCTTGAGCATCGGTGCCACGCTCGCCCTTCCCGCCGAGTCCGTCGACGCGGTCACCGCGCGCGCGGATGAGGCCATGTACCGGGCCAAGTCAGGCGACCGGAACGCCGTCGTGGCGACTTAA
- a CDS encoding NAD(P)/FAD-dependent oxidoreductase: MTSIVIVGSGFTGFTCARRLARILRRRHAPVDITIISPVDYMLYTPLLPDVAGGVVDARFVAVPLANSLRGVHAVRGRVDGVDFAQQTLTYCDPEERSHSMSWDRLVLTPGSVTRLFDVPGLARHARGLKTTAEALYLRDHFVEQLELANIEDDPQVAAARRTVVVVGASYSGTELVAQLRALADAAAKQMGFNPAEVRFLLLDLAEQVMPEVGKKLGEAAMKVLRKRGIDVRLGVTLKQAHADHVVLSDDSRIDTHTIAWVTGVTGAPLIQDLGLPTEKGRITVQPDLQVPGHPEVFAAGDAAAVPDLTQPGQITPPTAQHATRQGKVLARNVAASLGYGSPKQYKHRNLGLVVDLGPRYAVANPLNIQLSGLPAKLVTRSYHLYAIPRGVNRWAVSLAYLTDVLFNRSVVSIGLSSEDDAQFTASEGIPMPKTS, encoded by the coding sequence GTGACCTCCATTGTGATCGTGGGAAGCGGCTTCACCGGATTCACCTGCGCCCGCCGTCTGGCCCGGATTCTGCGCCGGCGGCACGCGCCCGTGGACATCACGATCATTTCTCCGGTCGACTACATGCTGTACACACCGTTGCTGCCCGACGTGGCGGGCGGGGTGGTCGACGCCCGGTTTGTCGCTGTCCCACTGGCTAATTCGTTGCGGGGCGTGCACGCGGTGCGCGGCCGCGTCGACGGGGTGGACTTCGCGCAACAGACGCTGACGTATTGCGATCCCGAGGAACGCAGCCATTCCATGTCCTGGGACCGGCTGGTGCTCACGCCGGGGTCGGTGACGCGGTTGTTCGACGTCCCGGGCCTCGCGAGGCATGCGCGCGGGTTGAAGACCACCGCCGAGGCGCTCTACCTGCGCGACCACTTCGTCGAGCAGCTGGAGCTGGCCAACATCGAGGACGATCCGCAGGTGGCCGCCGCCCGGCGCACCGTGGTAGTGGTCGGCGCGTCCTACTCGGGCACCGAGTTGGTGGCGCAGCTGCGGGCGCTGGCCGACGCGGCGGCCAAACAGATGGGCTTCAACCCCGCCGAAGTGCGATTCCTGCTCCTGGACCTGGCGGAGCAGGTGATGCCCGAGGTGGGCAAGAAGCTCGGCGAGGCCGCGATGAAAGTGTTGCGCAAGCGCGGTATCGACGTCCGGCTCGGCGTCACGCTCAAGCAAGCGCACGCCGATCACGTTGTGCTGAGCGACGATTCACGCATCGACACGCACACGATCGCCTGGGTGACGGGGGTGACCGGCGCCCCGCTGATCCAAGACCTGGGGCTGCCGACCGAGAAAGGCCGGATCACGGTGCAGCCCGATCTGCAGGTGCCCGGTCACCCGGAGGTGTTCGCCGCCGGCGATGCGGCCGCGGTTCCCGACCTCACCCAGCCCGGCCAGATCACGCCGCCGACCGCCCAGCACGCCACCCGGCAGGGCAAGGTGCTGGCCCGCAACGTCGCCGCCAGCCTCGGTTACGGCAGCCCCAAGCAATACAAGCACCGCAACCTGGGTCTGGTGGTCGATCTCGGGCCCCGCTACGCGGTGGCCAACCCGCTGAACATCCAGTTGTCCGGGCTGCCGGCCAAACTCGTCACGAGGTCCTACCACCTGTACGCGATTCCGCGCGGCGTCAACCGATGGGCGGTCTCGCTGGCCTACCTGACCGACGTGCTGTTCAACCGCTCCGTCGTCTCCATCGGGTTGTCCTCTGAGGACGACGCGCAATTCACGGCCAGCGAGGGCATCCCGATGCCCAAGACCAGCTGA
- the glgX gene encoding glycogen debranching protein GlgX: protein MTPAEAADAGAPTPTGEVWPGRAYPLGATYDGAGTNFALFSEVAERVELCLFDAEGTESRITLPEVDGFIWHAYIPNIEPGQRYGYRVHGPYDPQAGHRCNPNKLLVDPYSKAIDGSFEWNQSLFSYNFGDPDSRNDDDSAASMPKSVVISPYFDWGNDRPPDRHYADTVIYEAHVKGLTQTHPDIPEQLRGTYAAVAHPVIIDHLKDLGITAIELMPVHHFANDSTLVDKGLSNYWGYNTIGFFAPDFKYSSATTPGGQVQEFKAMVRSLHEAGIEVILDVVYNHTAEGNHLGPTLSMRGIDNAAYYRLVDDDKQYYMDYTGTGNSLNVGHPHALQLIMDSLRYWVTEMHVDGFRFDLASTLAREFYDVDRLSTFFELVQQDPTVSQVKLIAEPWDVGPGGYQVGNFPPQWTEWNGKYRDTVRDFWRGEPATLDEFAYRLSGSADLYEHTARRPVASINFVIAHDGFTLRDLVSYNEKHNEANGEDNNDGESHNRSWNCGAEGPTDDEAVKALRARQQRNFLTTLLLSQGVPMICHGDELGRTQNGNNNGYCQDNELTWIDWANADAGLLEFTRTVSALRAEHPVFRRRRFFSGKPVGRRGQGGLPDIAWFTPDGTEMSDEDWGAGFAKSVAVFLNGHGIPGRDERGQRVLDDSFLLCFNAHHEPIEFTLPPKEFGAAWQVVVYTGPDETTPADEVPGGGTLNVEAHTAVVLQGLPSS from the coding sequence ATGACTCCAGCAGAGGCCGCAGACGCCGGCGCCCCCACACCCACCGGCGAGGTGTGGCCCGGCAGGGCCTACCCCCTGGGCGCGACCTACGACGGCGCGGGCACCAATTTCGCGCTGTTCAGCGAGGTGGCCGAGCGGGTGGAGCTGTGCCTGTTCGACGCCGAGGGCACCGAGAGCCGCATCACCCTGCCCGAGGTCGACGGCTTCATCTGGCACGCCTACATCCCCAACATCGAACCCGGCCAGCGCTACGGCTACCGCGTGCACGGTCCGTACGACCCGCAGGCGGGGCACCGATGCAACCCGAACAAGCTGCTGGTGGATCCGTACTCCAAGGCCATCGACGGCTCGTTCGAGTGGAATCAATCGCTCTTCAGCTACAACTTCGGCGACCCCGACAGCCGCAACGACGACGACTCGGCGGCCAGCATGCCCAAGTCGGTCGTGATCAGCCCCTACTTCGACTGGGGAAACGACCGCCCACCGGACCGCCACTACGCCGACACCGTCATCTACGAGGCACACGTCAAGGGCCTGACCCAGACCCACCCGGACATCCCCGAACAGCTGCGCGGCACCTACGCCGCGGTGGCCCACCCGGTGATCATCGACCACCTCAAGGATCTCGGCATCACGGCCATCGAATTGATGCCGGTGCACCACTTCGCCAACGACTCCACGCTGGTCGACAAGGGCCTGTCCAACTACTGGGGCTACAACACGATCGGTTTCTTCGCGCCCGACTTCAAGTACTCCAGCGCGACCACACCGGGCGGCCAGGTGCAGGAGTTCAAGGCCATGGTGCGCTCGCTGCATGAAGCCGGCATCGAGGTCATCCTTGACGTGGTCTACAACCACACGGCCGAGGGAAACCACCTGGGGCCGACATTGTCGATGCGCGGCATCGACAACGCCGCCTACTACCGGCTGGTTGACGACGACAAGCAGTACTACATGGACTACACCGGCACGGGTAACAGCCTCAACGTCGGGCATCCGCACGCGCTGCAGCTCATCATGGATTCCCTGCGCTACTGGGTGACCGAGATGCACGTCGACGGCTTCCGCTTCGACCTGGCCTCGACGTTGGCCCGCGAGTTCTACGACGTCGACCGGCTGTCGACGTTTTTCGAACTCGTGCAACAGGATCCGACCGTCAGCCAGGTCAAGCTGATCGCCGAACCGTGGGACGTCGGGCCGGGCGGCTATCAGGTGGGCAACTTCCCGCCGCAGTGGACGGAATGGAACGGCAAGTACCGCGACACCGTCCGCGACTTCTGGCGCGGCGAGCCCGCCACCCTCGACGAATTCGCCTACCGGCTGTCCGGTTCCGCAGACCTCTACGAGCACACCGCGCGGCGACCGGTGGCGTCGATCAACTTCGTCATCGCCCACGACGGGTTCACGCTGCGGGACCTGGTGTCCTACAACGAGAAGCACAACGAGGCCAACGGCGAGGACAACAACGACGGCGAAAGCCACAACCGGTCCTGGAACTGCGGCGCCGAAGGCCCCACCGACGACGAGGCCGTCAAGGCGCTACGCGCCCGGCAGCAGCGCAACTTCCTGACCACCCTGCTGTTGTCGCAGGGCGTTCCGATGATCTGCCACGGCGACGAACTCGGCCGCACCCAGAACGGCAACAACAACGGCTACTGCCAGGACAACGAGCTCACCTGGATCGACTGGGCCAACGCCGACGCGGGCCTGCTGGAGTTCACCCGCACGGTGTCGGCGCTGCGTGCCGAGCATCCGGTGTTCCGGCGGCGCCGGTTCTTTTCCGGAAAGCCGGTGGGCCGCCGCGGCCAGGGCGGGCTGCCCGACATCGCCTGGTTCACTCCCGACGGCACGGAGATGAGCGACGAGGACTGGGGCGCGGGCTTCGCCAAGTCCGTCGCGGTGTTCCTCAACGGCCACGGCATCCCCGGCCGCGACGAGCGGGGCCAACGGGTGCTGGACGATTCGTTCCTGCTGTGCTTCAACGCCCACCACGAACCGATCGAATTCACCCTTCCGCCAAAGGAATTCGGTGCCGCCTGGCAGGTGGTGGTGTACACCGGGCCCGACGAGACCACCCCCGCCGACGAGGTGCCCGGCGGAGGCACCCTCAACGTGGAAGCCCACACCGCCGTGGTGCTGCAGGGACTCCCGTCGAGCTAG
- the macS gene encoding MacS family sensor histidine kinase yields the protein MLTTMANHGPDPTTPLWRAAQVFRLLSCVYAAGFQIAINPDLRRPALGWVLFTVLIGWSAACAVAYLRGFGRRPSWVLAEIAIAVLLMWSNTVVATPHWAAENQTWPTTLWASNPTISAAIQFGPGGGMLTGLAVMATNFAVKDYLALNLGHNATVIIELAIGMAIGMAAQTARRAHAELQRAAQLSAAVQERERLSREVHDGAIQVLALVAKKGHEIGGATAELADLASEQERALRRWAACTDIDPDADGATMDLRTLLRCRASDRVSISLPATPVLLGRRIGTELDAAVGNALDNVGAHAGPEARAYVLVEDLGDSVVVSVRDDGVGIAAGRLEEAARQGRLGVSQSIVGRLASLGGTAQLRSGPGEGTEWELCVPRGEGRRG from the coding sequence ATGCTGACCACGATGGCGAATCACGGCCCCGATCCCACGACGCCGCTGTGGCGCGCGGCGCAGGTTTTTCGGTTGCTGAGTTGCGTGTATGCCGCCGGGTTTCAAATCGCGATCAATCCCGATCTGCGCCGGCCCGCGCTCGGTTGGGTCCTGTTCACTGTGCTGATCGGCTGGAGCGCGGCGTGCGCCGTCGCCTACCTGCGGGGGTTCGGGCGACGACCGTCCTGGGTGCTGGCCGAGATCGCGATCGCGGTGTTGCTCATGTGGTCGAACACCGTCGTCGCGACGCCGCACTGGGCGGCCGAGAACCAGACCTGGCCGACGACGTTGTGGGCGAGCAATCCCACGATTTCCGCCGCGATCCAGTTCGGCCCCGGTGGCGGGATGCTGACGGGCCTGGCGGTGATGGCCACCAATTTCGCCGTCAAGGACTACCTCGCCCTCAACCTGGGGCACAACGCCACCGTCATCATCGAGCTGGCCATCGGCATGGCGATCGGCATGGCCGCGCAGACCGCGCGCCGCGCGCACGCCGAACTGCAACGGGCCGCCCAGTTGAGCGCCGCGGTGCAGGAACGCGAGCGGCTGTCCCGCGAGGTGCACGACGGCGCCATCCAGGTGCTGGCGCTGGTCGCCAAGAAGGGCCATGAAATCGGCGGCGCCACAGCGGAACTCGCCGACCTGGCGAGCGAGCAAGAACGAGCGCTGCGTCGATGGGCGGCATGCACCGATATCGATCCCGATGCCGACGGCGCCACGATGGATCTGCGCACGCTGCTGCGATGCCGGGCGTCCGACCGGGTGTCGATCAGCCTGCCGGCGACTCCGGTGTTGTTGGGACGCCGGATAGGGACGGAGCTCGACGCCGCGGTGGGCAATGCCCTGGACAACGTCGGTGCCCATGCGGGACCGGAGGCACGCGCGTACGTACTCGTGGAGGACCTCGGCGATTCCGTCGTGGTCAGTGTCCGCGACGACGGCGTGGGCATTGCGGCCGGTCGACTCGAGGAGGCGGCGCGTCAGGGACGCCTGGGCGTCTCCCAATCGATCGTCGGGCGGCTGGCGTCGCTCGGCGGCACCGCGCAACTGCGCAGCGGCCCCGGCGAGGGCACCGAGTGGGAGTTGTGCGTGCCCCGCGGGGAGGGACGTCGTGGCTGA